A part of Desulfobacter sp. genomic DNA contains:
- a CDS encoding sigma-54-dependent Fis family transcriptional regulator, protein MKKIHFILENTHLITALKKALHAVFDIGISQTVTHALQALGQNRSEFIFVDIELLEQAASDSSFKAVFQTLALVCPNAGIIVMVPPKRLKDAVRIVNEGADSYLTYPIIPDEVQLVVTSITEQSRAESELNYLREQVWQEDEFDLLQTKSPAMKSVFEKIRAVAATKSTVLLQGETGTGKGFTARFIHKLSSRKNERFIEAHCGAIPDTLVESEMFGHEKGAFTGAIKRKLGKFEIARNGTIFLDEIGTITPSAQIKLLKVLQDGSFNRVGGEEDIHADVRIIAATNIDLLQLCEENSFRSDLYYRLNVFPIELPPLKDRKEDIPRLVEIFLAKLNTFHLKGIGDVHPQVLEAFLSYSWPGNIRELENIMERAYILEKASVLRPENFPAELFTPVAEVQPASIHPGLTLAQVRRQEMDRVEKTYLALVLKQQRGKINLTAKAAGITTRQLHKLMTRHGLRKEDYKIKN, encoded by the coding sequence ATGAAAAAAATACATTTTATTCTGGAAAACACCCACCTCATCACCGCTTTGAAAAAGGCGTTGCATGCCGTATTTGACATCGGTATATCCCAGACCGTGACCCATGCCCTCCAGGCACTGGGGCAAAACCGGAGCGAATTCATCTTTGTGGACATCGAACTCCTTGAACAGGCCGCATCGGACAGCAGTTTCAAAGCAGTGTTTCAAACCCTGGCCCTGGTCTGCCCCAATGCGGGCATCATTGTCATGGTGCCGCCCAAACGGCTCAAGGATGCCGTCAGGATCGTCAATGAAGGGGCGGATTCCTACCTGACCTACCCCATTATCCCCGATGAGGTTCAATTGGTGGTCACCAGCATCACGGAACAGAGCCGGGCTGAATCGGAACTCAATTATCTCAGGGAGCAAGTCTGGCAGGAGGATGAATTCGACCTGCTCCAGACCAAAAGCCCGGCCATGAAATCTGTATTTGAAAAAATCAGGGCAGTGGCGGCCACAAAAAGCACGGTGCTTCTCCAGGGAGAGACAGGAACGGGCAAGGGATTCACCGCCCGGTTTATCCATAAGCTGTCTTCCAGAAAAAACGAACGGTTCATTGAGGCCCACTGCGGGGCGATCCCCGACACCCTGGTTGAAAGCGAGATGTTCGGGCATGAAAAAGGGGCCTTTACCGGCGCCATCAAAAGAAAGCTGGGCAAATTCGAGATCGCCCGAAACGGCACCATATTTCTGGATGAAATCGGAACCATCACCCCCTCGGCCCAGATCAAGCTTCTCAAAGTGCTCCAGGACGGGAGCTTCAACCGGGTGGGGGGGGAAGAAGACATCCATGCCGATGTCCGGATCATTGCCGCCACCAATATCGACCTGCTGCAGCTCTGCGAAGAGAACAGCTTTCGCAGCGACCTGTATTACCGCCTCAATGTTTTTCCCATTGAACTGCCCCCCCTAAAGGATCGCAAGGAAGATATCCCCAGGCTGGTGGAAATTTTTCTGGCCAAACTCAATACCTTTCACCTCAAAGGAATCGGAGATGTTCATCCCCAGGTTCTTGAAGCATTTTTGTCCTACTCCTGGCCGGGAAATATCAGGGAGCTGGAAAACATCATGGAACGCGCCTATATCCTTGAAAAGGCATCTGTGCTCCGGCCGGAGAACTTTCCTGCGGAATTGTTTACCCCCGTGGCAGAAGTCCAGCCGGCAAGTATACACCCCGGCCTGACCCTGGCCCAGGTCCGGCGGCAGGAAATGGACCGGGTGGAAAAGACCTACCTGGCCCTGGTACTCAAACAGCAGAGGGGGAAAATCAACCTCACGGCAAAGGCCGCCGGCATCACCACCCGCCAGCTTCACAAACTCATGACCCGGCACGGCCTCAGAAAAGAAGACTACAAAATAAAGAACTAG
- a CDS encoding DUF2088 domain-containing protein: protein MAADRNFPHMYLVRQVFDNHPLKDVPGELKRQLAGMGLDSRIRPGQTVAVTAGSRGITDILPVIRTLVTVLKGAGAQPFVIPAMGSHGGATAGGQAAVLRELGITAEAVGAPVRSGMAVEKIGTTACGVPVYVDRMAMDADHIVLVNRVKPHTDFEAEIESGLTKMAAIGLGNRMGAETCHNAILDRGYAETFAAVAGVILDKAPVTLGVGIVENQQDLTEAVGTAWAEAIPDLDRDLLVRAKSVFPGLPFDRIDLLIVDEMGKDISGTGMDQNIIARTVIRCGTVPDRPEIKRIFVRDLTPASRGTATGIGNADFTTAKLIEKMDRKATYTNCISSCEPAMASLPPWFDTDREAVDAALGTIGLVPPEAARIVHIKNTLDIETLSVSAALAREARMNTGLAVGDTAAPLAFDSSGALISPW from the coding sequence ATGGCAGCGGATAGGAATTTTCCCCATATGTACCTGGTGCGCCAGGTGTTTGACAACCACCCCCTGAAGGATGTGCCCGGGGAATTGAAGCGGCAGCTGGCCGGGATGGGACTGGACAGCCGGATCCGGCCCGGGCAGACGGTGGCAGTGACTGCCGGCAGCAGGGGGATTACAGACATCCTTCCTGTCATCCGGACATTGGTAACAGTATTAAAAGGGGCGGGGGCCCAGCCCTTTGTCATCCCTGCCATGGGGTCCCACGGCGGGGCTACGGCCGGTGGACAGGCGGCGGTGCTCCGGGAACTGGGGATTACGGCCGAGGCTGTGGGCGCCCCTGTCCGTTCGGGCATGGCGGTGGAAAAAATCGGCACCACTGCTTGCGGGGTGCCGGTGTATGTGGACCGCATGGCAATGGACGCGGATCACATTGTATTGGTGAACCGGGTCAAGCCCCATACGGATTTTGAGGCAGAAATCGAAAGCGGGCTGACCAAGATGGCGGCCATCGGGCTGGGGAACCGCATGGGCGCAGAAACATGCCACAATGCCATTCTGGACCGGGGATATGCTGAAACCTTTGCGGCGGTGGCCGGGGTGATTCTGGATAAGGCCCCGGTCACTCTGGGGGTGGGGATCGTGGAAAATCAGCAGGATCTCACCGAGGCCGTGGGCACGGCGTGGGCCGAGGCAATCCCTGATTTGGACCGAGACCTGCTGGTCCGGGCCAAATCCGTATTTCCCGGCCTTCCCTTTGACCGGATTGACCTGCTCATTGTGGACGAGATGGGCAAGGATATTTCAGGAACGGGCATGGACCAGAATATCATCGCCCGCACCGTGATCCGATGCGGTACGGTGCCGGACCGGCCTGAAATCAAGCGGATTTTTGTCCGGGACCTGACCCCTGCCAGCCGGGGGACGGCAACGGGCATCGGCAATGCCGATTTTACCACGGCAAAACTCATCGAGAAAATGGACCGCAAGGCCACCTATACCAATTGCATCTCTTCCTGCGAACCGGCCATGGCATCGCTGCCGCCCTGGTTTGACACGGACCGGGAGGCGGTGGACGCGGCCCTGGGCACCATCGGCCTGGTCCCGCCGGAAGCGGCCCGCATCGTCCACATCAAAAACACCCTTGATATTGAAACCCTGTCTGTGTCCGCCGCCCTGGCCCGGGAAGCCCGGATGAATACGGGCCTGGCTGTCGGGGACACGGCGGCGCCCCTGGCATTTGACAGCAGCGGGGCATTGATTTCCCCCTGGTAG
- a CDS encoding MTH1187 family thiamine-binding protein: MKVIVDLCVVPIGADLSLSRYVAACHEIIEAAGLKNTLHANGTNIEGDWDEVFRVAKECHRKVHEMGAPRIHTIIKLGTRVDREQAMEDKIKSVETKLKGA; the protein is encoded by the coding sequence ATGAAAGTCATTGTAGATCTGTGCGTGGTGCCCATCGGCGCCGACCTCTCCCTGTCAAGATATGTTGCCGCCTGCCATGAGATCATTGAAGCGGCCGGCCTGAAAAACACCCTACACGCCAACGGGACCAATATTGAGGGCGACTGGGACGAGGTATTCCGGGTGGCCAAGGAATGCCACCGGAAGGTTCATGAAATGGGGGCCCCCAGGATCCATACCATCATTAAACTGGGTACCCGGGTGGACAGGGAACAGGCCATGGAAGACAAGATAAAAAGTGTTGAAACCAAGCTTAAGGGTGCCTGA
- a CDS encoding exopolyphosphatase → MRIVTRPDFDGIVCAVFLLEALDPDMEIFWIEPNQIQSGSADIREGDIIANLPWHPKAALWFDHHVSNKPDHPVPGAFDIAPSAAGVIYQYYKELGKLDNRFDELAEQTDIIDSAALTKEQVLAPENFPYIILSMTIQNRDFQDIPYWNRLVDMLRKPGIETIMSDPEVAKRCREVVNENNEFGGHLKAHTTLAGNISVTDFRSLDPVPSGNRFLTYSLFPDTVASVKIRYKAPDKAQVLISVGHSIFNPHCKVNVGKLLSRYGGGGHAGAGGCTLDADGAQEKIDEILAVLKAN, encoded by the coding sequence ATGAGAATAGTCACCCGCCCGGATTTTGACGGTATTGTATGCGCCGTATTCCTGCTTGAAGCACTGGATCCAGATATGGAAATTTTCTGGATAGAACCCAACCAGATTCAATCCGGCAGCGCAGACATCCGGGAAGGGGATATCATCGCCAACCTTCCCTGGCATCCCAAGGCCGCCCTCTGGTTCGACCACCATGTGTCAAACAAACCCGATCATCCGGTTCCCGGCGCCTTTGACATTGCCCCCTCGGCCGCCGGGGTGATCTATCAGTATTACAAAGAACTGGGTAAACTGGACAACCGGTTCGACGAACTGGCCGAACAGACCGATATCATAGATTCCGCCGCCCTGACAAAGGAGCAGGTCCTGGCTCCGGAAAATTTCCCCTATATCATACTGTCCATGACCATCCAGAACCGGGATTTCCAGGATATCCCATATTGGAACCGGCTGGTTGACATGCTCCGGAAACCGGGGATCGAAACAATCATGTCAGACCCGGAAGTGGCCAAACGCTGCCGGGAGGTGGTCAACGAAAACAATGAATTCGGCGGCCATCTCAAAGCCCACACCACACTGGCGGGCAATATCTCTGTCACGGACTTCAGATCCCTGGACCCGGTGCCGTCGGGCAACCGCTTCCTGACCTATTCCCTGTTTCCGGACACCGTTGCCAGTGTCAAAATCCGGTACAAGGCCCCGGATAAGGCACAGGTGCTGATCAGTGTGGGGCACAGCATTTTCAATCCCCACTGCAAGGTCAATGTGGGGAAATTGCTGTCAAGATACGGCGGCGGCGGGCATGCCGGGGCCGGGGGCTGCACCCTGGATGCGGACGGCGCCCAGGAAAAAATTGACGAAATCCTCGCCGTGCTCAAGGCAAACTAA
- a CDS encoding hotdog fold thioesterase, translating to MIWKREFTIEDMAPFAQNTMVGHLGIEYLEKGDDYLTAAMPVDHRTRQPFGLLHGGASVTLAETLGSSASCMTLDDGFYSVGLEINANHIKSVTSGRVIGRATPVHLGRTTQVWNIDIKSESGDLVCTSRLTMAVLKNK from the coding sequence ATGATCTGGAAAAGAGAATTCACCATTGAAGATATGGCGCCCTTTGCCCAGAACACCATGGTGGGCCACCTGGGCATTGAATACCTGGAAAAGGGGGATGACTACCTTACGGCCGCCATGCCCGTGGACCACAGGACCCGCCAGCCCTTCGGTCTCCTCCACGGCGGGGCCTCGGTGACCCTGGCCGAGACCCTGGGCAGCTCCGCCTCCTGCATGACACTGGATGACGGTTTTTACAGCGTGGGGCTGGAAATCAATGCCAACCACATCAAAAGCGTGACCTCGGGCCGGGTGATCGGCAGGGCCACCCCTGTCCACCTGGGCCGGACCACCCAGGTATGGAACATTGACATCAAAAGCGAATCCGGCGACCTGGTCTGCACCTCCCGGCTGACCATGGCTGTCCTGAAAAACAAATAG
- a CDS encoding ATP-grasp domain-containing protein, with amino-acid sequence MFDCLHEIKQAEVVLFPEYWQVNSLVYALKKKIFPSIAAYHLGHDKVEMTRSFQALCPEHVLKTGIHRLENTGFDELADRFGMPFVCKEIHSSSGLGVFLIKSREDFNYYAKTNPTIYVQEYIPLERDLRIVVIGDRVVSAYWRVGGMDSFHNNISRGGKICRESVPKDIVDKVLTIAQGLGINYAGFDVALTDWGMFLLEFNLYFGTQGIPMNSFEIGQIIQHYLASESVEANLETTLIPDGCQILSFGCRQLKERMGAQ; translated from the coding sequence ATGTTTGATTGTCTTCATGAGATAAAACAGGCTGAGGTTGTCTTATTCCCCGAATACTGGCAGGTGAATTCGCTGGTCTATGCATTAAAAAAAAAGATTTTCCCAAGCATTGCCGCATACCATCTCGGCCATGATAAAGTAGAAATGACAAGAAGCTTTCAAGCCTTGTGTCCGGAACATGTCCTAAAAACCGGCATACACCGTCTTGAGAATACAGGTTTTGACGAACTGGCTGACCGGTTCGGCATGCCCTTTGTCTGCAAGGAAATTCATAGCTCCTCCGGTTTAGGGGTTTTCCTGATTAAGTCACGGGAAGATTTCAACTATTATGCCAAGACCAATCCAACCATTTATGTTCAAGAGTATATCCCATTGGAACGTGATCTCAGGATCGTTGTCATCGGGGACAGGGTTGTAAGTGCCTATTGGCGGGTGGGAGGTATGGATTCGTTTCACAATAATATATCCCGTGGTGGAAAAATATGTCGGGAAAGTGTGCCTAAGGATATTGTCGATAAGGTATTGACCATCGCCCAGGGGTTGGGAATAAACTATGCGGGTTTTGATGTTGCGCTGACAGACTGGGGGATGTTTTTGCTTGAATTCAATTTATACTTCGGCACTCAGGGGATTCCCATGAATTCTTTTGAAATCGGCCAAATCATCCAGCACTACCTGGCCTCCGAAAGCGTGGAGGCAAATCTTGAAACCACGCTCATACCTGATGGGTGCCAAATTTTGAGTTTCGGCTGCAGACAACTCAAAGAACGTATGGGGGCACAATAA
- a CDS encoding TrmH family RNA methyltransferase, whose translation MGSHKLRKQIKAQKEEARRNFRRHKNKNKLAIPGIHKCIVVLDGLKPTFNIGKIFRSAESFGCHEVHLIGTDFFDPAPAMGAFKWVPARFHQRFVTCYAQLLERGYTPFILEPGLGKAVMDTDLPEKSAFVFGHEEYGISFEPDLYPKVKRLTIPQYGRSQSLNVSVAASIILYEYTRQHATPRG comes from the coding sequence ATGGGCTCCCATAAACTAAGAAAACAGATCAAAGCGCAAAAGGAAGAGGCCAGACGGAATTTCCGGCGTCATAAAAATAAAAACAAACTGGCCATTCCCGGCATCCACAAATGCATTGTGGTGCTTGACGGCCTCAAGCCCACCTTCAATATCGGCAAAATTTTCAGAAGCGCAGAAAGCTTCGGCTGCCATGAGGTCCACCTCATCGGCACGGATTTTTTCGATCCGGCGCCTGCCATGGGCGCCTTCAAGTGGGTACCCGCCAGATTCCACCAGCGGTTTGTCACCTGCTACGCCCAGCTTCTGGAACGGGGATACACCCCATTCATCTTGGAACCGGGCCTGGGAAAAGCGGTCATGGACACGGACCTGCCGGAAAAAAGCGCCTTTGTGTTCGGCCACGAAGAGTACGGCATCAGCTTCGAACCGGACCTGTACCCGAAGGTCAAACGATTGACCATCCCCCAGTACGGAAGGTCCCAGAGTCTCAACGTCAGCGTGGCCGCCTCAATCATCCTTTATGAATACACCCGGCAGCACGCCACGCCCCGGGGCTGA
- a CDS encoding TraR/DksA C4-type zinc finger protein: MDREQLAHFKKILAEQLAHLEEQAFITAIELAQGGVEIEYVDRAATHRDQDMKLRIKSRESRLIKKIRLALDRIENGTYGICEACEEPISLRRLEARPVTTKCIDCKEREELLEAQSH, from the coding sequence ATGGACAGGGAACAGCTGGCACACTTCAAGAAAATATTAGCGGAACAATTGGCCCACCTGGAAGAACAGGCATTTATTACTGCCATTGAACTGGCCCAGGGAGGGGTGGAAATTGAGTATGTGGACCGCGCCGCCACCCACAGGGACCAGGACATGAAACTGAGAATTAAATCCCGGGAGAGCCGGCTGATAAAAAAAATCAGGCTTGCCCTGGACCGGATTGAAAACGGCACTTACGGTATATGCGAAGCCTGTGAAGAGCCCATATCCCTGAGGCGTCTTGAAGCCCGCCCCGTGACCACCAAATGCATTGACTGCAAGGAGCGGGAAGAATTGTTGGAAGCCCAGAGCCATTAA
- a CDS encoding YkgJ family cysteine cluster protein, translated as MKKSPCLTCGACCAAFTVSFSETETDNCPGGWVPHMMTMAGGGSERAMKGTLGAYPRCEALQGCVGVRVSCRIYENRPSICRNFAISWENNRGNDLCDRSRALFGLQPFSPY; from the coding sequence ATGAAAAAAAGTCCATGTTTGACCTGCGGTGCATGCTGCGCCGCGTTCACGGTATCCTTTTCTGAAACTGAAACCGATAATTGCCCCGGCGGTTGGGTGCCGCACATGATGACCATGGCAGGAGGCGGGTCGGAACGCGCCATGAAAGGTACCCTTGGCGCCTACCCCCGGTGCGAGGCCCTGCAAGGATGTGTCGGTGTCAGGGTCAGCTGCCGTATCTATGAAAACCGGCCCTCTATTTGCCGGAATTTTGCTATTTCATGGGAGAATAACCGGGGGAATGATTTATGCGACAGGTCAAGAGCGCTGTTCGGGCTTCAGCCCTTTTCCCCCTATTGA
- a CDS encoding radical SAM protein has product MDTQIRRIKKEYADAYGTMKWIDPETAARAGKNREQLIARIFENQGAGWMFAQTKLFSHGVSPGCALCGQGDWSCLFINGICNARCFYCPSAQSEEGDPVSSTVEFTDPVDYADYVKGFGIKGVSFSGGEPLMSFDRVMDYLRVLRKRISSPLYIWMYTNGILATEDKMKALRDAGLDEIRFDLSANDYRLDGLEKAVGVIPRVTVEIPAIPGDLDRVKALMPDLASAGVDFLNLHQIRCTGFNRPKLVRRGYTFCHGPAVTVLETELTALELICHGLENTIPLPVNYCAFTYRHQFQKAGARKRNAAHIKAPYEGITPTGMIRTLSFIGAPERIARIRDHLIAGDRDPPLWTMTGKGDRLFVDAGLIPLVNPDGVSLRIDYSTTRLRPGISFRCRFKEVALNPGKKVVVERYISTPGVVLKGEEIRSYAALYLGDGSAVPGPALPGELRAQLERFESFAPGLSPYF; this is encoded by the coding sequence ATGGACACACAGATCCGCAGGATCAAGAAGGAATATGCAGATGCCTACGGCACAATGAAGTGGATTGATCCCGAAACGGCTGCCCGGGCAGGGAAAAATCGTGAACAGCTGATCGCCCGGATATTTGAAAATCAAGGGGCCGGGTGGATGTTCGCCCAGACCAAATTATTTTCCCACGGGGTTTCACCGGGGTGTGCCCTCTGCGGGCAGGGGGACTGGTCCTGCCTCTTCATCAACGGCATCTGCAATGCCAGGTGTTTTTACTGCCCGTCAGCCCAGAGTGAAGAAGGCGACCCCGTATCCAGCACCGTGGAATTCACCGATCCTGTCGATTATGCCGATTATGTAAAAGGGTTCGGCATCAAAGGGGTGAGCTTCAGCGGCGGGGAACCCTTGATGAGCTTTGACCGGGTAATGGATTACCTGAGGGTACTCAGGAAAAGGATTTCTTCTCCTCTGTATATCTGGATGTATACCAACGGCATTCTGGCCACGGAAGATAAGATGAAGGCTCTCAGGGACGCCGGCCTGGATGAGATCCGGTTTGACCTCTCCGCAAATGACTATCGCCTTGACGGGCTTGAAAAGGCGGTGGGGGTCATTCCCAGGGTGACCGTTGAAATCCCGGCCATCCCAGGGGACCTGGACCGGGTAAAGGCACTGATGCCGGACCTGGCTTCGGCCGGGGTCGATTTTCTAAATCTTCACCAGATCCGGTGCACCGGGTTCAACCGCCCCAAACTGGTCCGCCGGGGGTATACCTTTTGCCACGGCCCCGCAGTGACGGTGCTGGAGACGGAGTTGACCGCCCTGGAGCTGATCTGCCACGGTTTGGAAAATACGATTCCCCTTCCGGTGAACTATTGCGCCTTTACCTATCGGCACCAGTTCCAGAAGGCCGGTGCAAGAAAAAGAAATGCCGCCCATATCAAGGCGCCCTACGAAGGCATCACCCCCACCGGGATGATACGCACCCTTTCATTTATCGGAGCGCCCGAAAGGATTGCCAGGATCCGTGACCATCTCATTGCCGGTGACAGGGATCCGCCCCTGTGGACAATGACGGGAAAAGGGGACCGGCTTTTTGTGGACGCCGGTCTGATTCCACTTGTGAATCCTGACGGGGTGTCCCTCAGGATCGATTACAGCACCACCCGCCTGAGGCCCGGGATCAGCTTTCGCTGCCGGTTCAAGGAAGTGGCTTTGAATCCGGGAAAAAAGGTGGTGGTGGAGCGCTATATATCCACACCCGGGGTGGTGCTCAAGGGAGAGGAAATCCGTTCATACGCTGCCCTGTACCTGGGGGACGGAAGTGCCGTTCCAGGCCCGGCGCTGCCCGGGGAACTGCGCGCTCAGCTGGAGCGGTTTGAGTCCTTTGCCCCGGGCCTTTCCCCGTATTTTTAA
- a CDS encoding acyl-CoA thioesterase, protein MIKTMKSTKRVNFEDCDPFSHLNNANYLNYFMTAREEQLRINKVLNIFEHVQATGNGWAVISHNIRYFKPSLLGEELEIWSRMLTYDRFRNLVEFVMVCPDKKQLKSVLHSEFAYFSAKRAKPVALDDETLGLFNEIALFPGEDFSTFSISGRLKQIRAEIA, encoded by the coding sequence ATGATCAAAACCATGAAATCCACCAAGCGGGTTAATTTTGAGGACTGCGACCCGTTCTCACACCTCAACAACGCCAACTACCTGAACTATTTTATGACGGCCCGGGAAGAACAGCTCCGGATCAACAAGGTACTCAATATTTTTGAGCATGTGCAGGCCACAGGAAACGGCTGGGCCGTGATTTCACACAATATCCGGTATTTCAAACCCTCCCTGCTGGGGGAGGAGCTGGAAATATGGAGCCGGATGCTCACCTATGACCGGTTCAGGAACCTGGTGGAATTTGTCATGGTCTGCCCGGACAAAAAACAACTCAAATCTGTCCTGCACAGTGAATTTGCATATTTTTCAGCCAAGCGCGCAAAACCCGTTGCCCTGGACGATGAAACCCTGGGACTGTTCAATGAAATCGCCCTGTTTCCTGGGGAAGATTTTTCCACATTCAGCATCTCCGGGAGACTGAAACAGATCAGGGCTGAAATCGCCTGA
- the nadE gene encoding NAD(+) synthase has translation MDLPKVATHITDWLAAYVETSGLKGFAVGVSGGIDSAVTSTLCAKTGHPVLALNMPIFQAKDQVSRSAEHIAWLEKTFDNVRGIDMELTPVFQQIQTALPDEIQDGLTMANTRSRLRMLTLYAFAGHHRMLVAGTGNKVEDFGVGFYTKYGDGGVDVSPIADLVKTEVYALAAHLGVSKDILSAPPTDGLWEDDRTDESQIGATYAELEWAMSHEADSGASGALSDRQKTVLDIYRKFNRANRHKMDPIPVCIIPDELR, from the coding sequence ATGGATTTACCAAAAGTGGCCACCCATATCACCGACTGGCTGGCAGCCTATGTTGAAACATCAGGATTAAAGGGATTTGCCGTGGGCGTTTCCGGCGGCATTGACTCCGCCGTCACCTCCACCCTCTGCGCCAAAACCGGCCACCCCGTCCTCGCCCTGAACATGCCCATCTTCCAGGCAAAGGACCAGGTTTCCCGTTCCGCCGAGCATATTGCCTGGCTGGAAAAAACCTTTGACAACGTCAGGGGCATTGACATGGAACTGACCCCTGTATTCCAGCAGATCCAAACCGCCCTTCCCGACGAGATCCAGGACGGCCTGACCATGGCCAACACCCGGTCCCGGCTCCGGATGCTCACCCTCTACGCCTTTGCCGGCCACCACAGGATGCTGGTGGCCGGAACCGGCAACAAGGTGGAGGATTTCGGCGTGGGCTTCTACACCAAATACGGGGACGGGGGCGTGGATGTCTCCCCCATTGCCGACCTGGTAAAAACCGAAGTCTACGCGCTGGCCGCCCACCTTGGGGTCAGCAAAGACATTCTCTCGGCCCCGCCCACCGACGGCCTCTGGGAGGACGACCGCACCGATGAAAGCCAGATCGGCGCCACCTACGCGGAATTGGAATGGGCCATGTCCCACGAAGCAGACAGCGGGGCCTCAGGAGCACTGTCCGACCGTCAGAAAACGGTTCTGGACATCTACCGGAAATTCAACCGGGCCAACCGCCATAAGATGGACCCCATCCCGGTCTGCATCATTCCCGATGAATTAAGATAG